A window of Tautonia plasticadhaerens contains these coding sequences:
- a CDS encoding DUF4397 domain-containing protein: MIRTHSAAVALAMVVLSSPALADVRFFHLSPDTPAVDVLAGASEDTKAPIVEGLSYPNGTGYLPVPTGNYFIDVTPAGMPSMVAIDLNDIALDGATSYTAAAIGTLDDSDDVPLTALLLEDNAVVSDLAQLRIVHASPDAGLVDIFVDGGLALDDFAFGSATGYLGLAAGLYDIEIVQASTGDTLAAFSQLELTSRQVSTAFAIGLVGSTDPDFGFNVLLTNDAAVVPEPGSVAMLSIGIASLAGLALRRRRRRARG; encoded by the coding sequence ATGATTCGCACCCACTCGGCCGCCGTCGCCCTGGCGATGGTGGTTCTTTCCTCCCCTGCGCTCGCCGATGTCCGGTTCTTCCACCTCTCGCCGGACACCCCGGCCGTCGACGTGCTGGCCGGCGCGAGCGAGGACACGAAGGCGCCGATCGTCGAAGGGCTCTCATACCCCAACGGCACCGGCTACCTGCCGGTCCCGACCGGGAATTACTTCATCGACGTCACCCCGGCCGGGATGCCGAGCATGGTCGCCATCGACCTGAACGACATCGCCCTCGACGGCGCCACTTCCTACACGGCGGCCGCCATCGGCACCCTGGACGACAGCGACGACGTCCCGCTGACGGCCCTGCTGCTGGAGGATAACGCGGTCGTCAGCGACCTGGCACAGCTCCGGATCGTCCACGCCTCGCCCGACGCCGGCCTGGTCGACATCTTCGTCGACGGCGGCCTGGCCCTCGACGACTTCGCCTTCGGCTCGGCGACCGGTTACCTCGGCCTGGCGGCGGGCCTCTACGACATCGAGATCGTCCAGGCCTCGACGGGAGACACGCTGGCCGCCTTCAGCCAGCTGGAGCTGACCAGCCGTCAGGTTTCGACCGCCTTCGCGATCGGCCTGGTCGGGTCGACCGACCCGGACTTCGGCTTCAATGTTCTCTTGACCAACGACGCGGCCGTCGTGCCCGAGCCGGGCTCGGTGGCGATGCTCTCGATCGGCATCGCCTCGCTCGCCGGGCTGGCCCTCCGTCGCCGGAGGCGGCGGGCCCGGGGCTGA
- a CDS encoding sialate O-acetylesterase, with protein sequence MLRRSSLAFAAAAWLVAAVPALAELKPNPIFSDGMVLQRDTTVPIWGLADDGDEVTVSFRGQTATATAEGGRWQAHLGALEAGGPDELTIAAGDETVTIKDVLVGEVWICSGQSNMQWTVSASANPEEVIAGANDDQLRLLTVPRVGTAEPQETVEIGWSPTTPETIPGFSAVAYHFGKKLREDLGVPVGLISTNFGGTPAEAWTSREALAADPQLKPILDRPLNERESHRPAWLYNAMIHPIVPYAIEGAIWYQGESNAGQAYEYRTLFPAMIQDWRNAWERGDFPFLLVQLAPFMKIEEQPNDSAWAELREAQLMATQRLRNVGMAVITDVGEEDDIHPKAKEPVGQRLALAALALAYGQDVCYSGPTLKEAKFEDGKAILTFDHTCGGLVAKDGSLTGFTVAGADKKFVDAEAEIVSEDTIEVSSPEVDRPASVRFGWANFPVVNLWNEGGLPASPFRTDNWPGVTGP encoded by the coding sequence ATGTTGCGCCGATCTTCCCTGGCCTTCGCGGCGGCCGCCTGGCTCGTCGCGGCCGTCCCCGCCCTGGCCGAGCTGAAGCCGAACCCGATCTTCTCCGACGGCATGGTGCTCCAGCGCGACACCACCGTCCCCATCTGGGGCCTCGCCGACGACGGCGACGAGGTCACCGTCTCCTTCCGGGGCCAGACCGCCACCGCCACCGCCGAGGGCGGCCGGTGGCAGGCACACCTCGGCGCCCTGGAGGCCGGCGGCCCCGACGAGCTGACGATCGCCGCCGGGGACGAGACGGTCACGATCAAGGACGTGCTCGTCGGCGAGGTCTGGATCTGCTCCGGCCAGTCGAACATGCAGTGGACCGTCTCCGCCAGCGCCAACCCGGAGGAGGTCATCGCCGGCGCCAACGACGACCAGCTCCGGCTGCTGACCGTCCCCCGGGTCGGCACGGCCGAGCCCCAGGAGACGGTCGAGATCGGCTGGTCGCCGACGACCCCGGAGACGATCCCCGGCTTCTCGGCCGTGGCGTATCACTTCGGCAAGAAGCTCCGCGAGGATCTCGGCGTGCCGGTCGGCCTGATCAGCACCAACTTCGGCGGCACCCCGGCCGAGGCCTGGACCTCCCGGGAGGCGCTGGCCGCCGACCCCCAGCTCAAGCCGATCCTCGACCGGCCGCTCAACGAGCGGGAGTCGCACCGCCCCGCCTGGCTCTACAACGCGATGATCCACCCGATCGTCCCGTATGCCATCGAGGGGGCCATCTGGTACCAGGGCGAGTCGAACGCCGGACAGGCCTACGAGTACCGGACCCTCTTCCCGGCCATGATCCAGGACTGGCGGAACGCCTGGGAGCGGGGCGACTTCCCGTTCCTGCTGGTGCAGCTCGCGCCGTTCATGAAGATCGAGGAGCAGCCCAATGACTCCGCCTGGGCCGAGCTGAGGGAGGCCCAGCTCATGGCCACCCAGCGGCTCCGCAACGTCGGCATGGCCGTGATCACCGACGTGGGGGAGGAGGACGACATCCACCCGAAGGCCAAGGAGCCGGTCGGCCAGCGGCTCGCCCTGGCGGCCCTCGCGCTGGCCTACGGCCAGGACGTCTGCTACTCCGGCCCGACGCTGAAGGAGGCGAAGTTCGAGGACGGCAAGGCCATCCTCACGTTCGACCACACCTGCGGCGGCCTGGTCGCCAAGGACGGCTCGCTCACCGGCTTCACCGTCGCCGGGGCCGACAAGAAGTTCGTGGACGCCGAGGCCGAGATCGTCTCCGAGGACACGATCGAGGTCTCCAGCCCCGAGGTCGACCGCCCCGCCTCCGTCCGATTCGGCTGGGCCAACTTCCCGGTCGTCAACCTCTGGAACGAGGGCGGCCTGCCCGCCTCCCCCTTCCGCACCGACAACTGGCCGGGCGTGACCGGCCCCTGA
- a CDS encoding RluA family pseudouridine synthase — protein MSREHSLSEEPTEFTVRARVEARRIDHYLHSRFPDYSRSVFQKVIDAGAVLVNGQAVKASYRVQQEDVIRVWLPVLDHDVPQAEAIPLRFVFEDEAFAVVDKPPGMVVHPAKGNWSGTLVNALQHHLDQLSSVSGEHRPGIVHRLDRDTSGLILVAKADGAHWALAKQFEERTIHKQYLAIVSGDPGRDSDYVEKLIGPHPTHREKMAIRRPEDGGKVASTFYRVVERFRGYSLILCEPKTGRTHQIRVHMAHIGCPIVADKLYSGRDRLTLGDLLGPDAPDADRVLIARQALHAHHLKLTHPRTGAPMELTSPLPADMEAVLDALRTHRPLAGPGR, from the coding sequence ATGTCCCGCGAGCATTCGCTCTCCGAGGAGCCGACCGAGTTCACCGTCAGGGCCCGGGTCGAGGCCCGCCGGATCGATCATTACCTGCACAGCCGCTTCCCCGACTATTCGAGGAGCGTCTTCCAGAAGGTGATCGACGCCGGGGCGGTGCTCGTCAACGGCCAGGCGGTGAAGGCGTCGTACCGGGTCCAGCAGGAGGACGTGATCCGGGTCTGGCTGCCGGTGCTCGACCACGACGTCCCCCAGGCCGAGGCGATCCCCCTCCGCTTCGTCTTCGAGGACGAGGCGTTCGCCGTGGTCGACAAGCCGCCGGGCATGGTGGTCCACCCGGCCAAGGGGAACTGGTCGGGCACGCTGGTCAACGCCCTGCAACACCACCTCGACCAGCTATCCAGCGTCTCCGGCGAGCACCGCCCGGGGATCGTCCACCGGCTGGACCGGGACACCTCCGGCCTGATCCTCGTCGCCAAGGCCGACGGCGCCCACTGGGCCCTGGCGAAGCAGTTCGAGGAGCGGACGATCCACAAGCAGTACCTCGCCATCGTCTCCGGGGACCCCGGGCGCGACAGCGACTACGTCGAGAAGCTCATCGGCCCCCACCCCACGCACCGGGAGAAGATGGCCATCCGCCGCCCCGAGGACGGCGGCAAGGTCGCCAGCACCTTCTACCGGGTGGTCGAGCGGTTCCGGGGCTACTCCCTGATCCTCTGCGAGCCGAAGACCGGCCGGACCCACCAGATCCGGGTCCACATGGCCCACATCGGCTGTCCGATCGTCGCCGACAAGCTCTACTCCGGCCGGGACCGGCTGACGCTCGGCGACCTGCTCGGCCCCGACGCACCCGACGCCGACCGCGTGCTGATCGCCCGGCAGGCCCTGCACGCCCACCACCTGAAGCTGACCCACCCCCGGACCGGCGCGCCGATGGAGCTGACCTCCCCCCTGCCCGCCGACATGGAGGCGGTGCTCGACGCCCTCCGCACCCATCGGCCCCTGGCCGGCCCCGGCCGCTGA
- a CDS encoding tetratricopeptide repeat protein, giving the protein MKTEPHPRQHHEGEPPPESLIHHEEPTLLEQWFRRILERGWSFWATIGLVAAAAAAAFILLQRASGPGREAVEAWTELASVATAPSSMTPFGPDPNAGLPDRLLEIAELNPETAAARWARLRAASLLLNEGSGELATTRRSAGAGKVVEAGDLFAELADAPGDESLRRMATLGVARAAEARMGLDADDTDHADLDEVLALYDRVVEQFPDTPEAEQAERQTRRLQRSESIAFYEQLAAFDPNASIPGAPSFPGIDLPSGSSSPLEGLLGPSPFGTPGGAFPGLPGGSIPGLPGAPTPSTGSGSGIELPAPGDSDEMPAPVPLPEVVPADPAPEPVPVEPAPEPAGTEPPADPPTPAPAPDSPVVPDDPFGTPAPSAEPSPPPAPDAEPAPTPGPEPEADGLPESVFPSGGPNG; this is encoded by the coding sequence ATGAAGACCGAGCCCCACCCGCGCCAGCACCACGAGGGCGAGCCGCCCCCCGAGTCCCTGATCCACCACGAGGAGCCGACGCTCCTGGAGCAGTGGTTCCGCCGGATCCTGGAGCGCGGCTGGTCGTTCTGGGCGACCATCGGCCTGGTGGCGGCCGCCGCGGCGGCCGCCTTCATCCTGCTGCAGCGGGCCTCGGGCCCGGGCCGGGAGGCGGTGGAGGCCTGGACCGAGCTGGCGTCGGTCGCCACGGCCCCCTCGTCGATGACCCCCTTCGGCCCGGACCCCAACGCCGGGCTGCCCGACCGGCTCCTGGAGATCGCCGAGCTGAACCCGGAGACCGCCGCCGCCCGGTGGGCCCGGCTCCGGGCCGCCTCGCTGCTGCTCAACGAGGGATCCGGGGAGCTGGCCACCACCCGCCGCAGCGCCGGGGCCGGGAAGGTCGTCGAGGCCGGCGACCTGTTCGCCGAGCTGGCCGACGCCCCCGGGGACGAGTCCCTCCGCCGCATGGCCACCCTGGGCGTCGCCCGGGCCGCCGAGGCCCGCATGGGGCTCGACGCCGACGACACCGACCACGCCGACCTCGACGAGGTCCTCGCCCTCTACGACCGGGTCGTCGAGCAGTTCCCCGACACCCCCGAGGCCGAGCAGGCCGAGCGGCAGACGCGGCGGCTCCAGCGGAGCGAGAGCATCGCCTTCTACGAGCAGCTCGCCGCGTTCGACCCCAACGCCTCCATCCCGGGCGCCCCGAGCTTCCCCGGCATCGACCTGCCCTCGGGCAGCTCCTCCCCCCTGGAGGGCCTGCTCGGCCCGTCCCCCTTCGGCACGCCCGGGGGCGCGTTCCCCGGCCTGCCCGGCGGCTCGATCCCCGGCCTGCCGGGCGCCCCGACGCCCTCGACGGGCTCGGGCTCGGGCATCGAGCTGCCCGCCCCGGGGGACTCGGATGAGATGCCCGCGCCGGTCCCGCTGCCGGAGGTCGTCCCCGCCGACCCGGCCCCCGAGCCCGTCCCCGTCGAGCCCGCCCCCGAGCCGGCCGGCACCGAGCCCCCGGCCGATCCTCCGACCCCGGCCCCGGCTCCCGACTCCCCCGTCGTCCCCGACGACCCGTTCGGCACCCCCGCCCCGTCGGCCGAGCCGTCCCCTCCCCCCGCGCCCGACGCGGAGCCCGCACCGACACCCGGGCCGGAGCCGGAGGCCGACGGCCTGCCGGAGAGCGTCTTCCCCTCGGGCGGCCCGAACGGCTGA
- a CDS encoding B12-binding domain-containing radical SAM protein — translation MARICLINPRFPTSFWGLNHGLPLLGKSCNMPVLALPTIAGLTPEEHEIVVIDENIEDLDLDALGDFDLVGVTGMTVQRDRMVEILRGLKDRGHTTVVGGPWITVAEGWDRFEGLVDVAFIGEAEETWPRFLREWEAGTHAARYEQAEKTDMTKVPMPRYDLVKFEEYAMGCVQTSRGCPFQCEFCDIIVIFGRRPRVKTPEMVVAEVDHQYRQGARMIFLVDDNFIGNKKAAKEILRALVQWQRTNGYPVVFGTEASLNLSEDDELLELMAQASMNTVFVGIESPDEDALMETKKIQNVKKGVTMLDRIHKIQDAGIEIYAGMIVGFDSDDLGVFDRQYEFLTAARIPAVMAGMLSAIPSTPLYDRLQAEGRLDNEAADDPAIATNVVPLQMSVHEMRDGWLDLMDRLYDPEEYFKRFDALYVDGDVPLGAAKMGWMRKHRPVSYVLQHIGIVIASLTILARIWRDPRTEPFRPVYARTLRKLITRRKPIRLLFTFATRCVMHTHFAVMTRQMVRGESRLVNT, via the coding sequence ATGGCCCGCATCTGCCTGATCAATCCCCGCTTCCCCACGTCGTTCTGGGGGCTCAATCACGGCCTCCCGCTGCTCGGCAAGTCGTGCAACATGCCCGTGCTGGCGCTGCCGACGATCGCCGGGCTGACGCCCGAGGAGCACGAGATCGTCGTCATCGACGAGAACATCGAGGACCTGGACCTCGACGCCCTCGGCGACTTCGACCTCGTCGGCGTCACGGGGATGACGGTCCAGCGCGACCGGATGGTCGAGATCCTCCGGGGCCTCAAGGACCGGGGGCACACCACCGTCGTCGGCGGGCCCTGGATCACCGTCGCCGAGGGCTGGGACCGCTTCGAGGGGCTCGTCGACGTCGCCTTCATCGGCGAGGCCGAGGAGACCTGGCCGCGGTTCCTCCGGGAGTGGGAGGCGGGCACCCACGCCGCCCGCTACGAGCAGGCCGAGAAGACCGACATGACCAAGGTCCCCATGCCGCGCTACGACCTCGTCAAGTTCGAGGAGTACGCCATGGGATGCGTCCAGACCTCGCGCGGCTGCCCCTTCCAGTGCGAGTTCTGCGACATCATCGTCATCTTCGGCCGCCGCCCCCGGGTGAAGACCCCCGAGATGGTCGTCGCCGAGGTCGACCACCAGTACCGCCAGGGGGCCCGGATGATCTTCCTGGTCGACGACAACTTCATCGGCAACAAGAAGGCCGCCAAGGAGATCCTCCGCGCCCTGGTCCAATGGCAGCGCACCAACGGCTACCCCGTCGTCTTCGGCACCGAGGCCAGCCTGAACCTCTCCGAGGACGACGAGCTGCTGGAGCTGATGGCCCAGGCCAGCATGAACACCGTCTTCGTCGGCATCGAGAGCCCCGACGAGGACGCCCTGATGGAGACCAAGAAGATCCAGAACGTGAAGAAGGGCGTCACGATGCTGGACCGGATCCACAAGATCCAGGACGCCGGCATCGAGATCTACGCCGGCATGATCGTCGGCTTCGACTCCGACGACCTCGGCGTCTTCGACCGCCAGTACGAGTTCCTCACCGCCGCCCGCATCCCCGCCGTCATGGCCGGCATGCTCTCGGCCATCCCCAGCACCCCGCTCTACGACCGCCTCCAGGCCGAGGGCCGCCTCGACAACGAGGCCGCCGACGACCCCGCCATCGCCACCAACGTCGTCCCCCTGCAGATGTCCGTCCACGAGATGCGCGACGGCTGGCTCGACCTGATGGACCGCCTCTACGACCCCGAGGAATACTTCAAGCGGTTCGACGCCCTCTACGTCGACGGCGACGTCCCCCTCGGCGCCGCCAAGATGGGCTGGATGAGGAAGCACCGCCCCGTCTCCTACGTGCTCCAGCACATCGGCATCGTGATCGCCTCGCTGACGATCCTCGCGCGGATCTGGCGGGACCCCCGCACCGAGCCCTTCCGACCCGTCTATGCCCGCACCCTCCGCAAGCTCATCACCCGTCGCAAGCCGATCCGCCTCCTGTTCACCTTCGCCACCCGATGCGTCATGCACACCCACTTCGCCGTCATGACGAGGCAGATGGTCCGGGGCGAGTCCCGGCTCGTGAACACCTGA
- a CDS encoding DUF4832 domain-containing protein: MNLHRPLILSIAALIPPADGRAGDDATRIALQYAPSPADNPLKGLVPYAGQGGRFPHSLEFDYVGLGEVMTGYDAFDWAPLDARLDAIAGRGHQAIFRVYLEYPGRLGILPEFLLRDGLAVHRYEVADTDGKQVETPDYEDERLRRALASFIAAMGDRYDGDPRLGFLTAGLLGHWGEWHTYPREELFASREVQREVLDAFEAAFESTPVLLRYPAGDDDGRMAPNARRPFGYHDDSFAWATLETGRRQDSWFYMALLRAAGPEALDAWKTRPIGGEIRPEAWGRVFDEDPGDPRIQDFRRCVEQTHASWLMDSGMSRRGVPDDRRRRAEAEVRRMGYEFHATTFEHGPAQSGKIPVAVTIENRGVAPFYADWRPEFGLIADGREVVPIPADGSLAGLLPGDPPRRWSASIATASLPEGGVTLALRVPNPMPGGLPVRFANASQDLDRPGWLSLGPIGR; this comes from the coding sequence ATGAACCTCCATCGGCCCCTGATCCTCTCGATCGCCGCGCTGATCCCCCCGGCCGACGGCCGGGCCGGGGACGACGCGACCCGGATCGCCCTGCAATACGCCCCGTCCCCGGCGGACAACCCGCTCAAGGGGCTGGTGCCCTACGCCGGGCAGGGGGGGCGGTTCCCGCACTCCCTGGAGTTCGACTACGTCGGCCTCGGCGAGGTGATGACCGGATACGACGCGTTCGACTGGGCCCCGCTCGACGCCCGGCTCGACGCGATCGCCGGCCGGGGCCACCAGGCCATCTTCCGCGTCTACCTCGAATACCCGGGGCGGCTCGGCATCCTCCCCGAGTTCCTCCTCCGGGACGGCCTGGCCGTCCACCGCTACGAGGTCGCCGACACCGACGGCAAGCAGGTCGAGACGCCCGACTACGAGGACGAGCGCCTGCGACGCGCCCTCGCCTCGTTCATCGCCGCGATGGGGGACCGATACGACGGCGACCCCCGCCTCGGGTTCCTCACCGCCGGGCTGCTCGGGCACTGGGGGGAGTGGCACACCTACCCCCGCGAGGAGCTGTTCGCCTCGCGGGAGGTCCAGCGCGAGGTGCTCGACGCCTTCGAGGCCGCCTTCGAGTCCACCCCCGTGCTGCTCCGCTACCCGGCCGGGGACGACGACGGCCGCATGGCCCCGAACGCCCGTCGCCCGTTCGGCTACCACGACGACTCCTTCGCCTGGGCGACCCTGGAGACCGGCCGCCGCCAGGACTCCTGGTTCTACATGGCCCTGCTCCGGGCCGCCGGCCCCGAGGCCCTCGACGCGTGGAAGACCCGTCCCATCGGCGGCGAGATCCGCCCCGAGGCCTGGGGCAGGGTCTTCGACGAGGACCCCGGCGACCCCCGCATCCAGGACTTCCGCCGCTGCGTCGAGCAGACGCACGCCTCCTGGCTGATGGACAGCGGCATGTCCCGCCGGGGCGTCCCGGACGACCGCCGCCGCCGCGCCGAGGCGGAGGTCCGCCGCATGGGCTACGAGTTCCACGCCACCACCTTCGAGCACGGCCCCGCCCAATCCGGCAAGATCCCCGTCGCCGTGACGATCGAGAACCGCGGCGTCGCCCCCTTCTACGCCGACTGGCGCCCCGAGTTCGGCCTCATCGCCGACGGCCGGGAGGTCGTCCCGATCCCCGCCGACGGTTCGCTCGCCGGTCTGCTCCCCGGCGATCCCCCCCGCCGCTGGTCCGCCTCGATCGCCACCGCCTCCCTCCCCGAAGGGGGCGTCACCCTGGCCCTCCGCGTCCCGAACCCGATGCCCGGCGGCCTCCCCGTCCGCTTCGCCAACGCCTCGCAGGACCTCGACCGCCCCGGCTGGCTCTCGCTCGGCCCGATCGGCAGGTGA
- a CDS encoding ATP-binding cassette domain-containing protein, protein MELLGWLWRLFRYRKDLALVYEGGLNLVLGRKTTIAVTGMQGAGKTVLLDHLTGRALRPDYQPPGQSTRSESYRIKDKRSRLIVDVVPGQKANPRLLMLDELFAGSKKVDLVLHIVANGFATIRNEDARRILIEDQGITTIDQLRAYQKARELEDLAETCQFIRQAHRKNRAPTSMLVTMDKVDLYHDQLPAARRYYGTQADSPFAEQLRETARSIGTDFFAWDAIPVCTRLEQYEWNGAVTKPQIRNGKRDKHLAELLSKIKEFCK, encoded by the coding sequence ATGGAACTCCTGGGTTGGCTCTGGCGGCTGTTCCGTTACCGAAAGGATCTGGCGCTAGTCTATGAGGGTGGCCTCAACCTAGTCCTGGGGAGAAAGACGACTATCGCCGTGACCGGCATGCAGGGCGCCGGCAAGACCGTCCTACTCGATCACCTCACGGGAAGGGCTCTCAGACCGGATTATCAGCCCCCGGGGCAGTCAACGAGGTCCGAGAGCTATAGAATCAAGGATAAGCGGTCGCGACTGATCGTGGACGTCGTCCCAGGCCAGAAGGCCAACCCGCGGCTCCTGATGCTCGATGAACTTTTCGCCGGATCGAAAAAGGTGGATCTAGTGCTCCACATCGTCGCCAACGGCTTCGCCACGATCCGCAACGAAGACGCCCGCCGGATCCTGATCGAGGACCAGGGGATTACGACCATCGACCAACTGAGGGCGTATCAAAAGGCGAGGGAGTTGGAGGACCTCGCAGAGACGTGCCAGTTCATCAGGCAGGCCCACCGGAAGAATCGCGCGCCAACATCCATGCTTGTTACCATGGACAAGGTGGACCTTTATCACGATCAACTACCCGCCGCACGCCGTTACTACGGCACCCAAGCCGATTCTCCCTTCGCCGAACAACTCAGGGAAACAGCTAGGAGCATTGGCACCGACTTCTTCGCCTGGGATGCTATACCGGTCTGCACCCGGCTGGAGCAATACGAATGGAATGGAGCGGTCACAAAGCCGCAGATAAGAAACGGCAAGCGAGACAAACACTTGGCGGAGCTTCTGTCGAAAATTAAGGAATTCTGCAAGTGA
- a CDS encoding addiction module protein, translated as MDLRTVLSAVESWSAEDRLRLIEEVWESLEADPQGTTLTESQTQDLQRRLDAYRDDPKAGSPWREVKDRLRRSGT; from the coding sequence GTGGATCTCCGCACGGTGCTCAGCGCGGTCGAGTCCTGGTCGGCCGAAGATCGCCTCCGGCTCATCGAGGAGGTCTGGGAGAGTTTGGAGGCCGACCCCCAGGGGACCACGCTCACCGAGTCGCAGACGCAGGATCTGCAACGTCGCCTGGATGCCTACCGAGACGACCCCAAGGCGGGCTCCCCGTGGAGGGAGGTCAAGGACCGCCTGCGGCGGAGCGGGACGTGA
- a CDS encoding type II toxin-antitoxin system RelE/ParE family toxin codes for MNLPLIVNPEAEADLADAWAWYDGRRAGLGDVFLERVEEVFARIQQSPGLYAMVFQDLRLERVRRFPYVVVYPVDADQITILAVYHTSRDPRGWQHRA; via the coding sequence GTGAATCTGCCCCTGATCGTCAACCCCGAAGCGGAGGCCGATCTGGCCGACGCCTGGGCGTGGTATGACGGTCGGCGTGCCGGGCTCGGCGACGTGTTCCTCGAGCGCGTCGAGGAGGTCTTCGCCCGCATCCAGCAATCGCCCGGCCTCTACGCCATGGTCTTCCAGGACCTCCGGCTCGAGCGCGTCCGTCGCTTCCCGTATGTCGTGGTCTACCCGGTCGACGCCGACCAGATCACGATCCTCGCGGTGTATCACACGAGTCGAGACCCGCGCGGGTGGCAGCATCGGGCTTGA
- a CDS encoding ISKra4 family transposase, translated as MSCPTCLEPAKFMGHRPRRVVSLLGAVRVTRAYYHCPHCHGGFAPGDAVMRVPEAALTPAAYEVACLAGALSAFAEAAEVTLPKMAGLRLAESTVERAAEAAGAEVGRRLAAGEVFGGARAWHWHKDAEGKTCAYVAADATGVGQQGEGGSSAEGRMATVAMVYNPVPEVSARRARPDGPPPRFRARYVAGLCGVAPLGEPLRRQAAQVGMDRAERWIALTDGGSGLEGWARANFGRVEAVILDFYHAAEYLGGLARALFPGDDEAREGWLGDWCHRLKYEGGPTVLEALRGLEVRGHAAKEARAEVVRYFTNQAHRMDYPGYVAKGWAIGSGPVEAACKTVIGQRMKGSGMRWGADGADALSHLRALFKSGDRQWDAFWCPTPN; from the coding sequence GTGAGCTGCCCGACCTGCCTCGAGCCGGCCAAGTTCATGGGCCACCGTCCCCGCCGGGTGGTCAGCCTGCTCGGGGCGGTACGGGTCACCCGGGCGTACTACCACTGCCCCCACTGCCACGGCGGCTTCGCCCCCGGCGACGCCGTGATGCGGGTGCCCGAGGCGGCGCTGACCCCGGCGGCCTACGAGGTCGCCTGCCTGGCCGGGGCGCTCTCGGCGTTCGCCGAGGCGGCCGAGGTGACCTTGCCGAAGATGGCCGGGCTGCGCCTGGCCGAGTCGACGGTCGAGCGGGCCGCCGAGGCGGCCGGGGCCGAGGTCGGCCGGCGGCTGGCCGCCGGGGAGGTCTTCGGCGGGGCCCGCGCCTGGCACTGGCACAAGGACGCCGAGGGCAAGACCTGCGCGTACGTGGCGGCGGACGCGACCGGGGTCGGGCAGCAGGGCGAGGGCGGGTCGTCGGCCGAGGGGCGGATGGCCACCGTGGCGATGGTCTACAACCCGGTCCCCGAGGTGTCCGCCCGCCGGGCGCGGCCCGACGGCCCGCCGCCCCGGTTCCGGGCCCGCTACGTGGCGGGGCTGTGCGGCGTGGCCCCCCTGGGCGAGCCGCTCCGGCGGCAGGCGGCGCAGGTGGGGATGGACCGGGCCGAGCGGTGGATCGCGCTGACCGACGGGGGCAGCGGGCTGGAGGGCTGGGCGCGTGCCAACTTCGGGAGGGTCGAGGCGGTGATCCTCGACTTCTACCACGCCGCCGAATACCTGGGGGGCCTGGCCCGCGCCCTGTTCCCGGGCGACGACGAAGCGCGGGAGGGCTGGCTGGGCGACTGGTGCCACCGGCTGAAATACGAGGGCGGCCCGACCGTACTCGAGGCGTTGCGAGGCCTGGAGGTGCGCGGCCACGCGGCGAAGGAAGCACGAGCGGAGGTGGTGCGGTACTTCACCAACCAGGCGCACCGCATGGACTACCCGGGCTACGTGGCCAAGGGTTGGGCGATCGGCTCGGGGCCGGTGGAGGCGGCGTGCAAGACGGTCATCGGGCAGCGGATGAAGGGCTCGGGGATGAGGTGGGGCGCCGACGGGGCCGACGCCCTGAGCCACTTGCGGGCGTTGTTCAAGAGCGGAGATCGGCAGTGGGACGCCTTCTGGTGCCCCACACCGAACTGA